In the genome of Actinomadura graeca, one region contains:
- a CDS encoding ATP-binding SpoIIE family protein phosphatase: MDSSGRILQFDRNAAAVLSPKPDGLHGALLDEVIAGARKPLLEALTAGRERTAMLAVETPAGATLDAVVTVHPMSGGPPGLAALAVVRVPVPLADRFVDPAVIRRALLDDALPRIGSTLDLDLLARGLMDVLIPHFCNSGALLLLESLVDADEPPAGAEGALLLRRMALGFDDGDPAWDATFPTGEALVYPSGTPYARCMQTGEPVLVGLGGDGAARIAAAWRRPPVADLLKGASMLLLPITSAAGVLGFFVCTRSVAHRPFDAYDVEIGMEFASRASIFVESARQYSRERATALTLQRSLLPTGLSAPSPVEVHHRYLPGSRLIEVGGDWYESIALPGARVALVVGDVAGHGVKAAVTMGRLRTAIHTLAGLELPPAEALERLDSLMRTLGEREPHFATCAYVVYDAVSGRCEVASAGHLPPLIAPPGAGPDYLDVPPAPPLGVGGDGPIVSREFTVEDGTLLFLYTDGLVENRARDIDDGLARLQRTFGADAASRPLEDLCQAALDGVYDDQHRDDIAMLVARLRRIPSDHHASWDLPAEPAAVRRARGLVRDRLGRWDLADLADTTVLVVSELVTNAIRHAGGRVTLRLVREGGLVCEVFDCSDGRPRIRHQEDHDMPETGRGLHVVGRLAERWGVRRTSGGKVVWCQLAIP, encoded by the coding sequence ATGGATTCGTCGGGGAGAATACTCCAGTTCGACCGTAACGCCGCCGCCGTTCTGTCCCCGAAACCGGACGGGCTGCACGGTGCCCTCCTGGACGAGGTGATCGCCGGTGCGCGCAAGCCATTGCTGGAGGCCCTGACGGCCGGGCGGGAGCGCACCGCCATGCTCGCCGTGGAGACCCCGGCGGGCGCCACGCTCGACGCCGTCGTCACCGTGCACCCCATGAGCGGCGGGCCGCCCGGCCTCGCGGCGCTCGCCGTCGTCCGCGTCCCGGTGCCGCTCGCCGACCGGTTCGTCGACCCGGCGGTGATCCGCCGGGCGCTCCTGGACGACGCGCTGCCCCGCATCGGCTCCACCCTCGACCTCGACCTGCTCGCCCGCGGCCTGATGGACGTGCTGATCCCGCACTTCTGCAACTCCGGCGCGCTGCTGCTGCTGGAGAGCCTGGTGGACGCCGACGAGCCGCCCGCCGGGGCCGAGGGGGCGCTGCTGCTGCGCCGGATGGCCCTCGGCTTCGACGACGGCGACCCCGCCTGGGACGCGACGTTCCCCACCGGCGAGGCGCTCGTCTACCCGTCCGGCACCCCGTACGCGCGGTGCATGCAGACCGGGGAGCCGGTGCTGGTCGGCCTCGGCGGCGACGGCGCGGCCCGGATCGCCGCCGCCTGGCGCCGCCCGCCGGTCGCCGACCTGCTCAAGGGCGCCTCGATGCTGCTGCTGCCGATCACCTCCGCCGCGGGCGTGCTCGGCTTCTTCGTCTGCACCCGCAGCGTCGCGCACCGCCCGTTCGACGCCTACGACGTCGAGATCGGGATGGAGTTCGCCAGCCGGGCGTCCATCTTCGTCGAGAGCGCCCGGCAGTACTCGCGGGAGCGGGCGACCGCGCTGACCCTCCAGCGCAGCCTGCTGCCGACCGGCCTGTCGGCGCCGTCGCCGGTCGAGGTGCACCACCGCTACCTGCCCGGCAGCCGCCTCATCGAGGTCGGCGGCGACTGGTACGAGTCGATCGCGCTGCCCGGCGCGCGGGTCGCGCTCGTCGTCGGGGACGTGGCCGGGCACGGCGTCAAGGCCGCGGTCACCATGGGACGGCTCCGCACCGCCATCCACACCCTCGCCGGGCTGGAACTGCCGCCCGCCGAGGCCCTGGAACGCCTGGACTCGCTGATGCGGACGCTCGGCGAGCGCGAGCCGCACTTCGCCACCTGCGCCTACGTCGTCTACGACGCGGTGAGCGGCCGCTGCGAGGTCGCCAGCGCCGGGCACCTGCCTCCCCTGATCGCCCCGCCCGGGGCCGGGCCGGACTACCTGGACGTGCCGCCCGCGCCCCCGCTGGGCGTCGGCGGCGACGGCCCGATCGTCAGCCGCGAGTTCACCGTCGAGGACGGGACGCTGCTGTTCCTGTACACCGACGGGCTGGTGGAGAACCGGGCCCGCGACATCGACGACGGGCTCGCCCGCCTCCAGCGCACGTTCGGCGCCGACGCCGCCTCCCGCCCGCTGGAGGACCTGTGCCAGGCCGCCCTCGACGGCGTCTACGACGACCAGCACCGCGACGACATCGCGATGCTGGTGGCGCGGCTGCGGCGCATCCCGTCCGACCACCACGCGTCCTGGGACCTGCCCGCCGAGCCCGCCGCGGTGCGCCGGGCGCGCGGCCTCGTCCGCGACCGGCTCGGCCGCTGGGACCTGGCGGACCTGGCCGACACCACGGTCCTGGTGGTCTCCGAGCTGGTCACCAACGCGATCCGGCACGCGGGCGGCCGTGTCACGCTCCGGCTCGTCCGCGAGGGCGGGCTGGTGTGCGAGGTGTTCGACTGCTCCGACGGCCGTCCCCGGATCCGGCATCAGGAGGACCACGACATGCCGGAGACGGGCCGGGGCCTGCACGTCGTCGGGCGCCTCGCCGAGCGGTGGGGCGTCCGCCGCACCAGCGGCGGCAAGGTCGTCTGGTGCCAGCTCGCCATCCCCTGA
- a CDS encoding spermidine synthase, with amino-acid sequence MARKGRREPRLDRHRIAGGEAELLRDADRDGGWMLLVGGVPQSYVDLGDPTYLDFEYMRLMGDVVDTLGLEGEAFDAVHVGGAGCTLPRYIAATRPGSRQVVLEPDGALVQLVRERLPVKNVRGLRIRVTDGRSGVAAVPDGADDLVVMDAFAEASMPVELATREFVQDVARVLRPGGAYLVNVADGFRLPFARRVAATVRSVFPHALLLGDPGVLRGRRFGNLIVAASREPLPAAELGRRAAGGITRARLVDGHDLAAFCAGAAPLCDGEEITPPVPPPQVFGRS; translated from the coding sequence ATGGCGCGCAAGGGCAGGCGGGAACCCCGGCTGGACCGGCACAGGATCGCCGGCGGGGAGGCCGAGCTCCTCCGGGACGCCGACCGGGACGGCGGGTGGATGCTGCTCGTCGGCGGCGTGCCCCAGTCGTACGTGGACCTCGGCGATCCCACCTACCTCGACTTCGAGTACATGCGGCTGATGGGCGACGTCGTCGACACGCTCGGCCTGGAGGGCGAGGCTTTCGACGCGGTGCACGTCGGAGGCGCGGGGTGCACGCTGCCGCGCTACATCGCCGCGACCCGCCCGGGCTCCCGGCAGGTGGTGCTGGAGCCGGACGGCGCGCTGGTGCAGCTGGTCCGGGAACGTCTGCCGGTCAAGAACGTCCGCGGCCTGAGGATCCGCGTCACCGACGGCCGCTCCGGCGTCGCGGCCGTCCCCGACGGCGCGGACGACCTGGTCGTCATGGACGCCTTCGCCGAGGCGTCCATGCCGGTCGAGCTGGCCACCCGCGAGTTCGTCCAGGACGTCGCGCGCGTGCTGCGCCCCGGCGGCGCCTACCTGGTCAACGTCGCCGACGGGTTCCGGCTCCCGTTCGCGCGGCGGGTCGCGGCGACCGTCCGGTCGGTGTTCCCGCACGCGCTTCTGCTGGGCGACCCCGGCGTGCTGCGGGGCCGGCGGTTCGGCAACCTCATCGTCGCCGCCTCGCGCGAGCCGCTGCCGGCCGCCGAGCTGGGCCGCCGCGCGGCGGGCGGCATCACGCGGGCCCGGCTGGTGGACGGCCACGACCTGGCCGCGTTCTGCGCCGGCGCCGCGCCGCTGTGCGACGGCGAGGAGATCACCCCGCCCGTTCCGCCGCCCCAGGTGTTCGGAAGGTCATGA
- a CDS encoding ABC transporter ATP-binding protein translates to MDEAPILRVEGLVKHYPVTRGAVVRRTVGTVRAVDGVDLELRRGETLGVVGESGCGKSTLARLLLAAERPTAGTVRFEGRDIFGLPRAELRALRRRVQMVLQDPYSSLNPRMTVGDIVGEPFAIHPEAAPKGERRARVRELLELVGLDPGHVDRYPHQFSGGQRQRVGIARALALRPDVIVCDEPVSALDVSVQAQVMNLLAGLQRELGLAYVFIAHDLAAVRHISDRVAVMYLGKVVETGDGTRIYEHPTHPYTRALLSAVPVPDPDAPGLAGQILLEGEPPSPLDPPSGCRFRTRCWKARDVCAAEEPALRPRDGSAHPSACHFAAEAEEDASPSAAGGLSTPG, encoded by the coding sequence ATGGATGAGGCCCCCATCCTGCGGGTGGAGGGCCTGGTCAAGCACTATCCGGTGACGCGCGGCGCGGTGGTCAGGCGGACGGTCGGCACCGTCCGGGCCGTGGACGGCGTGGACCTGGAACTGCGGCGCGGGGAGACCCTCGGCGTCGTCGGCGAGTCCGGCTGCGGCAAGTCCACGCTGGCGAGGCTGCTGCTGGCGGCCGAGCGTCCCACCGCCGGGACCGTCCGGTTCGAGGGCCGCGACATCTTCGGGCTGCCGAGGGCCGAGCTGCGGGCGCTCCGCCGCCGCGTCCAGATGGTGCTCCAGGACCCCTACTCCTCCCTCAACCCCCGGATGACCGTGGGGGACATCGTGGGGGAGCCGTTCGCGATCCACCCCGAGGCCGCCCCGAAGGGGGAGCGGCGCGCGCGCGTCCGGGAACTGCTCGAACTCGTCGGCCTCGACCCCGGCCACGTCGACCGCTACCCGCACCAGTTCTCCGGCGGGCAGCGCCAGCGCGTCGGGATCGCCCGGGCCCTCGCGCTGCGCCCCGACGTGATCGTCTGCGACGAGCCGGTGTCGGCGCTGGACGTGTCCGTCCAGGCCCAGGTGATGAACCTGCTCGCCGGGCTCCAGCGGGAGCTCGGCCTGGCGTACGTGTTCATCGCGCACGACCTCGCCGCGGTCCGCCACATCTCCGACCGCGTCGCCGTCATGTACCTCGGCAAGGTCGTCGAGACGGGCGACGGGACGCGGATCTACGAGCATCCGACCCACCCGTACACGCGGGCGCTGCTGTCGGCCGTCCCGGTCCCCGACCCGGACGCGCCCGGCCTGGCGGGGCAGATCCTCCTGGAGGGGGAGCCGCCGTCGCCGCTGGACCCGCCGTCGGGCTGCCGGTTCCGCACCCGCTGCTGGAAGGCGCGGGACGTCTGCGCCGCCGAGGAACCCGCCCTGCGCCCGCGGGACGGCTCGGCGCACCCGAGCGCCTGCCACTTCGCCGCCGAGGCGGAGGAGGACGCCTCGCCGAGCGCGGCCGGGGGCCTGAGCACGCCCGGATGA
- a CDS encoding ABC transporter ATP-binding protein, with translation MTTDLVDAAAGGPPPAPPLLEVEDLHVRFHVRGQDVRAVNGLSYSLAEGETVAILGESGSGKSVAAQAVMGILDTPPARVTGGSVRLRGEDLLGLPERRRRAYRGDRVAMIFQDALSALNPVFTVGDQIREMYRVHRGMRRKAATARAVELMERVRIPSAARRLGDHPHQFSGGMRQRIMIAMALALEPDVLIADEPTTALDVTVQAQIMRLLAELQEELRMGMVLITHDLGVVAGVADRIVVMYAGSAAEQAPARELYARPAHPYTRGLLASVPRLDRRGAPLVPIRGTPPDPAALPPGCAFAPRCPRAEPVCAVERPVPVAVAPGHHAACHFAGEVHRAGDG, from the coding sequence ATGACGACGGACCTGGTGGACGCGGCGGCCGGCGGGCCGCCCCCGGCGCCGCCGCTCCTGGAGGTGGAGGACCTGCACGTCCGCTTCCACGTCCGGGGCCAGGACGTTCGCGCGGTGAACGGGCTGTCCTACTCGCTGGCCGAAGGCGAGACGGTCGCGATCCTCGGCGAGTCGGGGTCGGGCAAGAGCGTCGCCGCGCAGGCCGTCATGGGCATCCTGGACACCCCGCCCGCGCGCGTCACGGGCGGCTCGGTACGGCTGCGCGGCGAGGATCTGCTCGGGCTGCCCGAGCGGCGCCGCCGCGCGTACCGCGGCGACCGCGTCGCGATGATCTTCCAGGACGCGCTGAGCGCGCTGAACCCGGTGTTCACGGTCGGCGACCAGATCCGCGAGATGTACCGGGTGCACCGCGGGATGCGGCGGAAAGCGGCCACGGCCCGGGCCGTGGAGCTGATGGAGCGGGTGCGCATCCCGTCCGCCGCGCGGCGGCTCGGCGACCACCCGCACCAGTTCTCCGGCGGCATGCGCCAGCGCATCATGATCGCGATGGCGCTGGCGCTGGAACCGGACGTGCTGATCGCCGACGAGCCCACCACCGCCCTCGACGTGACCGTCCAGGCGCAGATCATGCGGCTGCTCGCGGAGCTGCAGGAGGAGCTGCGCATGGGCATGGTGCTGATCACCCACGACCTCGGCGTCGTCGCCGGCGTCGCCGACCGGATCGTCGTGATGTACGCGGGCTCGGCCGCCGAGCAGGCGCCCGCCAGGGAGCTGTACGCCCGGCCCGCGCACCCCTACACCCGCGGGCTGCTCGCCTCGGTGCCGCGCCTGGACCGTCGCGGCGCGCCGCTCGTCCCGATCCGCGGGACGCCGCCGGACCCCGCGGCGCTGCCGCCCGGCTGCGCGTTCGCGCCCCGGTGCCCGCGCGCCGAGCCGGTCTGCGCGGTGGAGCGGCCGGTGCCGGTCGCCGTCGCGCCCGGTCACCACGCGGCCTGCCATTTCGCCGGGGAGGTGCACCGTGCGGGAGATGGATGA
- a CDS encoding ABC transporter permease, giving the protein MDTAGDTAAGPPGEVGAMAGGAIAGPGIAGGGTGRASLWDDAWRDLRRRWVFWASAAILALVALMAAVPRLFTGRGVNEGCDANDAKLGPSGAHWFGTDLAGCDYYAHVVHGARPTLLIGAAVTLFALAIALAFGMLAGYYGGLLDAVIARLTDVFFGLPFVLGATVILVAFPGHGVGAMTLVLVLLGWTTMIRIMRGQVISVRDADYVQAARLLGASDARIMARHILPNTLAPVLVVATLNVGNVIAGEATLDFLGVGLQYPEVSWGLQLNQAKDAFVDHPHLLVFPAVFLSATVLGFLLLGDAVRDALDPKLR; this is encoded by the coding sequence ATGGACACGGCGGGGGACACGGCGGCCGGACCGCCGGGCGAGGTGGGCGCGATGGCGGGCGGCGCGATCGCGGGCCCCGGGATCGCGGGCGGCGGGACCGGCCGGGCGTCGCTGTGGGACGACGCGTGGCGCGACCTGCGGCGCCGCTGGGTGTTCTGGGCGTCGGCCGCGATCCTGGCGCTGGTCGCCCTGATGGCCGCCGTCCCGCGGCTGTTCACCGGCCGGGGCGTCAACGAGGGCTGCGACGCCAACGACGCCAAGCTCGGCCCGTCCGGCGCCCACTGGTTCGGCACCGACCTCGCCGGCTGCGACTACTACGCGCACGTGGTGCACGGCGCCCGCCCGACGCTGCTGATCGGCGCCGCGGTCACCCTGTTCGCGCTGGCCATCGCGCTGGCGTTCGGGATGCTGGCGGGCTACTACGGCGGGCTCCTGGACGCGGTCATCGCCCGGCTCACCGACGTGTTCTTCGGGCTGCCGTTCGTGCTGGGCGCCACCGTCATCCTCGTCGCGTTCCCCGGCCACGGCGTCGGGGCGATGACGCTGGTGCTGGTGCTGCTCGGCTGGACGACGATGATCCGCATCATGCGCGGGCAGGTCATCTCCGTCAGGGACGCCGACTACGTGCAGGCCGCGCGGCTGCTCGGCGCCTCCGACGCGCGGATCATGGCCCGGCACATCCTGCCGAACACCCTCGCGCCGGTGCTCGTGGTCGCGACCCTCAACGTCGGCAACGTGATCGCGGGGGAGGCGACGCTGGACTTCCTCGGCGTCGGCCTCCAGTACCCGGAGGTCTCCTGGGGGCTGCAGCTCAACCAGGCCAAGGACGCCTTCGTGGACCACCCGCACCTGCTGGTCTTCCCCGCGGTGTTCCTGTCGGCCACCGTGCTGGGCTTCCTGCTGCTCGGCGACGCCGTCCGCGACGCCCTCGACCCGAAACTGCGGTGA
- a CDS encoding ABC transporter permease has product MWRYALRRLLQAVPVFAGTTLLIYAMVFALPGDPIQALAGDKPVPESVLRTLRERYNLDDPLLVQYGKYMWGLLRGDLGENYTGQKVAEMLGGRWTVTARLAVTAWMFELTIGVLLGVWAGLRRGRMADTLVLGGTTLLIAVPVFVLGYTAQILFGLRWEVFPTAGTDGGWPASYVLPGMVLGSLGLSYVARLTRTSLAENLRADYVRTANAKGLSRMRVVGRHALRNSLIPVVTYLGVDFGSLMGGAIVTEGIFNLPGIGQQVFQSIQLKEGPVVVGAVTVLVLIFLLVNLLVDLLYGLLDPRIRYG; this is encoded by the coding sequence ATGTGGCGCTACGCCCTCCGGCGGCTCCTGCAGGCGGTCCCCGTCTTCGCCGGTACGACGCTGCTCATCTACGCGATGGTGTTCGCGCTGCCGGGCGACCCGATCCAGGCGCTCGCCGGGGACAAGCCCGTCCCCGAGAGCGTGCTGCGGACGCTGCGGGAGCGGTACAACCTGGACGACCCGCTTCTCGTGCAGTACGGGAAGTACATGTGGGGGCTGCTCCGGGGGGACCTGGGGGAGAACTACACCGGCCAGAAGGTCGCGGAGATGCTCGGCGGACGCTGGACGGTGACCGCGCGCCTCGCGGTCACCGCCTGGATGTTCGAGCTGACCATCGGCGTCCTGCTCGGGGTGTGGGCGGGCCTGCGGCGCGGGAGGATGGCCGACACGCTGGTCCTCGGCGGGACGACCCTGCTGATCGCCGTGCCCGTGTTCGTGCTGGGCTACACCGCGCAGATCCTCTTCGGGCTGCGCTGGGAGGTCTTCCCGACCGCCGGGACGGACGGCGGCTGGCCGGCGAGCTACGTGCTGCCGGGGATGGTGCTCGGCTCGCTCGGGCTGTCCTACGTCGCGCGGCTCACCCGGACGAGCCTCGCGGAGAACCTGCGGGCCGACTACGTGCGCACCGCCAACGCCAAGGGGCTGTCGCGGATGCGGGTGGTCGGCCGGCACGCGCTGCGCAACTCGCTGATCCCGGTCGTGACGTACCTCGGCGTGGACTTCGGCTCGCTGATGGGCGGCGCCATCGTGACCGAGGGCATCTTCAACCTGCCGGGCATCGGCCAGCAGGTGTTCCAGTCGATCCAGCTGAAGGAGGGGCCCGTCGTGGTCGGCGCGGTCACCGTGCTCGTGCTGATCTTCCTGCTGGTGAACCTGCTGGTGGACCTGCTGTACGGGCTGCTGGACCCCCGGATCAGGTACGGGTGA
- a CDS encoding peptide ABC transporter substrate-binding protein gives MTGLRGSRRGVRRSAGAGRGTAGLAALLLAASLGASGCGGGGEPGDGTFTAGHPEPDHLVPANTTSSYSFDVLSGLFDNLVGLTREGKGVNLAAASVTSDDQKVWTIKIRPGQRFHNGEPVTAGSFADGWNNAAYGPNAYGANAYFSHIEGYAAMNPRDGRAKPRADRLSGVQVVDEGTLRVTLTDPFNQFPLLLSYPAFAPMPKAGLGDLESFEEHPIGNGPYMMSGDWERNRQIKLVAYPGYTGPRKPKNKGVTWKSYSSAETAYTDLRAGRLDVLQTIPSAKVPEARRLLGDRFLPREMGTVDYLGFPLFDRRFASPDLRKAISMSIDRQGINKAVYNGDYIPADSLLPAIITGHRPNACGDLCTYDPVRAKELYAKSGGFKGTLELYFSNAQPTYYQWMQIVANSLRQNLGIEDIEFRQVPASDYFAMLNKRTEKGPYRQNWEADYPSAQNYLENMWSSGSNRMGWKSAEFDGLIARANRSDDQQEALRLYNQAEDVALREMPMIPLWTWAGQGGRSERVGNVTITAYATGLLANEVTVG, from the coding sequence ATGACCGGCCTCAGGGGTTCGAGACGGGGCGTCCGCCGGTCCGCCGGCGCCGGCCGCGGGACCGCCGGGCTGGCCGCACTGCTGCTCGCGGCCTCGCTCGGCGCGTCCGGCTGCGGTGGCGGCGGCGAGCCGGGAGACGGCACGTTCACCGCGGGCCACCCCGAGCCGGACCACCTGGTCCCCGCGAACACCACGAGCAGCTACTCCTTCGACGTCCTCAGCGGCCTGTTCGACAACCTGGTGGGCCTCACCAGGGAAGGCAAGGGCGTCAACCTGGCCGCCGCGTCCGTCACCAGCGACGACCAGAAGGTCTGGACGATCAAGATCCGGCCCGGGCAGCGGTTCCACAACGGCGAGCCGGTCACCGCGGGCAGCTTCGCCGACGGCTGGAACAACGCCGCCTACGGCCCGAACGCCTACGGCGCCAACGCCTACTTCTCGCACATCGAAGGCTACGCCGCGATGAACCCCCGGGACGGCAGGGCCAAGCCGCGCGCCGACAGGCTCTCCGGCGTCCAGGTCGTCGACGAGGGCACCCTCAGGGTCACGCTGACCGACCCGTTCAACCAGTTCCCGCTCCTGCTGAGCTACCCCGCCTTCGCGCCGATGCCGAAGGCGGGACTGGGCGATCTGGAGTCCTTCGAGGAGCACCCGATCGGCAACGGCCCCTACATGATGAGCGGCGACTGGGAGCGCAACAGGCAGATCAAGCTCGTCGCCTACCCCGGCTACACCGGGCCCCGCAAGCCCAAGAACAAGGGCGTCACCTGGAAGAGCTACTCCAGCGCCGAGACCGCCTACACCGACCTGCGCGCCGGGCGGCTGGACGTGCTCCAGACGATCCCGTCCGCCAAGGTGCCCGAGGCGCGGCGGCTGCTGGGCGACCGGTTCCTGCCCCGTGAGATGGGCACGGTCGACTACCTGGGCTTCCCGCTGTTCGACAGGCGGTTCGCCAGCCCCGACCTGCGCAAGGCGATCTCGATGTCCATCGACCGGCAGGGCATCAACAAGGCCGTCTACAACGGCGACTACATCCCCGCCGACTCGCTCCTGCCCGCGATCATCACCGGGCACCGGCCGAACGCGTGCGGCGACCTGTGCACCTACGACCCGGTCCGGGCGAAGGAACTGTACGCGAAGTCAGGCGGATTCAAGGGGACCCTGGAGCTGTACTTCTCCAACGCGCAGCCGACCTATTACCAGTGGATGCAGATCGTCGCGAACTCGCTGCGGCAGAACCTCGGCATCGAGGACATCGAGTTCCGGCAGGTGCCCGCGTCCGACTACTTCGCGATGCTGAACAAGCGCACCGAGAAGGGCCCCTACAGGCAGAACTGGGAGGCCGACTATCCGAGCGCCCAGAACTACCTGGAGAACATGTGGAGTTCGGGGAGCAACCGCATGGGCTGGAAGAGCGCGGAGTTCGACGGCCTCATCGCCAGGGCCAACCGCTCGGACGACCAGCAGGAGGCGCTGCGGCTCTACAACCAGGCCGAGGACGTCGCCCTCCGCGAGATGCCGATGATCCCGCTGTGGACCTGGGCGGGCCAGGGCGGGCGGTCCGAGAGGGTCGGCAACGTCACGATCACGGCCTACGCGACCGGGCTGCTCGCCAACGAAGTGACGGTGGGGTAG
- a CDS encoding M20/M25/M40 family metallo-hydrolase — protein MTEPGARETAGREAAGAEAAGREAAAICADLIRFDTVNRGEGVARPERPAAEHVAALLDEAGVPSTIVEAAPGRASVLARVPGSDPGHPAFLVHGHLDVVPADPSEWSVPPFSGEVRDGCVWGRGAVDMKGTLAMTLATVRWRLREGRRTRGDLVLAFLADEECTGDLGSRYVVREHRGFFEGCTEAISESGGFSVHAGGARVYPIATGERGTAWMRLTARGTAGHGSKPAPDNAVAEIAHAVSRLASHEWPVRLTPGVRALLDGLADALGTTIDHDRLDAEARRLGGAGRLFAGTIRNSANPTRLDAGYKINVVPGVATAQVDGRFLPGTREEFLATVDRLLGPRVTREFLNHEEAPTADPAGGTFTALAAALRAEDPAARPVPYVMAGGTDAKSFHGLGIASFGFAPLFLGPGLDYFGMFHGVDERVPLEGLAFGTRVLDRFLDTR, from the coding sequence GTGACCGAGCCGGGGGCGCGCGAGACCGCGGGACGGGAGGCGGCGGGCGCGGAAGCCGCGGGCCGCGAGGCGGCGGCGATCTGTGCCGACCTGATCCGTTTCGACACGGTCAACCGGGGCGAGGGCGTGGCCCGTCCCGAGCGGCCCGCCGCCGAGCACGTCGCGGCGCTGCTGGACGAGGCCGGCGTGCCCTCCACGATCGTGGAGGCCGCCCCTGGCCGCGCCAGCGTCCTGGCCCGTGTCCCCGGGAGCGACCCGGGGCATCCGGCGTTCCTGGTCCACGGGCACCTGGACGTGGTGCCCGCCGACCCGTCCGAGTGGAGCGTCCCCCCGTTCTCGGGCGAGGTGCGGGACGGATGCGTCTGGGGCCGCGGCGCGGTCGACATGAAGGGCACCCTCGCGATGACGCTGGCGACCGTCCGGTGGCGGCTGCGCGAGGGCCGCCGCACACGCGGCGACCTGGTGCTGGCGTTCCTGGCCGACGAGGAGTGCACCGGCGACCTCGGGTCCCGGTACGTGGTGCGCGAGCATCGCGGGTTCTTCGAGGGCTGCACGGAGGCGATCAGCGAGTCGGGCGGCTTCAGCGTGCACGCGGGCGGGGCGCGGGTCTACCCGATCGCGACCGGCGAGCGCGGCACGGCGTGGATGCGGCTGACGGCGCGCGGCACGGCCGGGCACGGCTCCAAGCCGGCGCCCGACAACGCGGTCGCCGAGATCGCGCACGCCGTGTCGCGGCTCGCCTCGCACGAGTGGCCCGTGCGCCTCACCCCGGGGGTCCGCGCCCTGCTGGACGGCCTGGCCGACGCGCTCGGCACCACCATCGACCACGACCGCCTCGACGCGGAGGCCCGCCGTCTCGGCGGTGCCGGCCGTCTGTTCGCCGGGACGATCCGCAACTCGGCGAACCCGACCCGCCTCGACGCCGGGTACAAGATCAACGTGGTGCCGGGCGTCGCGACCGCGCAGGTCGACGGCCGCTTCCTGCCCGGCACCCGGGAGGAGTTCCTCGCCACCGTCGACCGGCTGCTCGGGCCGCGGGTCACCCGCGAGTTCCTCAACCACGAGGAGGCCCCGACGGCGGACCCGGCGGGCGGGACCTTCACCGCGCTGGCCGCCGCGCTGCGCGCGGAGGACCCGGCGGCGCGCCCCGTCCCCTACGTGATGGCGGGGGGCACCGACGCGAAGTCGTTCCACGGCCTCGGCATCGCGAGCTTCGGCTTCGCCCCCCTCTTCCTGGGGCCCGGCCTGGACTACTTCGGCATGTTCCATGGCGTCGATGAGCGCGTCCCCCTGGAGGGCCTGGCCTTCGGCACCCGCGTCCTGGACCGCTTCCTCGACACGCGCTGA
- a CDS encoding DUF5988 family protein has product MDTSLKAFLEGGPADLTDRIAPITPPGVEVRLPFRGGYEHFTATARHRDTPEGRLPVFRWSGRTATPG; this is encoded by the coding sequence ATGGACACCTCGTTGAAGGCATTCCTGGAAGGCGGTCCGGCGGACCTCACCGACCGGATCGCCCCCATCACCCCTCCCGGTGTCGAGGTGAGGCTGCCGTTCCGCGGCGGCTACGAGCACTTCACGGCGACGGCCCGGCACCGGGACACCCCTGAGGGCAGGCTGCCCGTCTTCCGCTGGTCGGGACGCACCGCCACCCCCGGCTGA